Proteins encoded together in one Neobacillus sp. FSL H8-0543 window:
- a CDS encoding ABC-2 family transporter protein — MKLYGKYLLILFKSQMQYRTSFWLLSLGQFFIPFTVFAGLYLLFERFGQIKGWQFFEVALCFGVIHMAFAISECFARGFDSFSSLVVNGEFDRILVRPQSTFIQVLGSKFEFTRFGRLLQSGFVLVWALSNLPIEWGVIKGLTLLFMITSGVLIFTGIYMLAATMCFWTIQGLEVANIFTDGGREMAQYPLNIYHKWVARFFTYVIPFGTVNYLPLQFILGKSDGNEYVYMMIPLLGCLFILPCLLVWQFGVKHYRSTGS, encoded by the coding sequence TTGAAACTGTATGGCAAGTATCTTTTAATTCTCTTTAAATCACAAATGCAGTACCGGACCTCATTCTGGCTGCTGTCACTGGGTCAGTTTTTTATTCCCTTTACCGTCTTTGCCGGTCTTTACTTATTATTTGAACGCTTTGGCCAAATCAAGGGCTGGCAATTTTTCGAAGTGGCTCTTTGTTTTGGTGTTATCCATATGGCATTTGCAATTAGTGAATGCTTTGCACGTGGCTTTGACAGCTTTTCTAGTCTCGTTGTGAATGGAGAATTTGACCGAATACTCGTTAGACCACAGAGCACCTTTATTCAGGTACTCGGCTCGAAATTTGAATTTACGAGATTCGGCCGACTCCTTCAAAGCGGGTTTGTTTTGGTTTGGGCTTTGAGTAATTTGCCCATTGAATGGGGAGTGATTAAAGGGCTGACACTTTTGTTTATGATTACTAGTGGGGTTCTTATTTTTACAGGCATCTACATGCTAGCCGCCACCATGTGTTTTTGGACCATCCAAGGGCTTGAAGTCGCAAATATCTTTACTGATGGCGGCAGAGAGATGGCACAATATCCGTTAAATATATATCATAAATGGGTCGCTCGCTTCTTTACTTATGTGATCCCCTTTGGAACGGTAAACTACCTGCCATTACAGTTTATCCTCGGAAAAAGTGATGGAAATGAGTATGTTTATATGATGATTCCTCTCCTGGGCTGCCTGTTTATTCTACCGTGTTTACTTGTCTGGCAATTTGGTGTTAAGCATTATCGCTCAACCGGTTCTTGA
- a CDS encoding nuclease-related domain-containing protein produces MPLKSRTESKEFRIMKSLNGRMQLSSDDKQHYLNLKKGYEGEVKFDSLTASLDSKFYILNDLLLKSNNTTFQIDSLLITQALIILCEVKNYEGDYYYKDDGFYMCTNSKEITNPLHQLHRSETLLRQLLQKQGFNLPIDGNLIFIHPEFFLYQAPQNKQIIFSPQLPSFMKNLSAKPSNLNGNQRKIADFLLSAHITDSPYTQVPTYEYGGLRKGCKCGVCDSFDVICGERKIRCMNCGSEETIELAVLRSTEEFILLFPKQRITTNMIHDWCKVVKYKKRIRNILLTRYILVGHGKYSYFETTK; encoded by the coding sequence ATGCCTTTAAAATCTCGAACAGAGTCGAAGGAATTTAGAATTATGAAGTCATTAAATGGAAGAATGCAGTTGTCTTCAGACGATAAACAACATTATCTAAACCTGAAGAAAGGCTATGAAGGTGAAGTAAAGTTCGACTCGTTGACAGCCAGTCTCGATAGTAAATTTTACATTTTGAATGACTTGCTACTTAAGAGCAACAATACAACCTTTCAAATTGATAGTCTACTCATTACCCAAGCGTTGATAATTCTTTGCGAAGTAAAAAATTATGAGGGAGATTATTATTACAAAGATGATGGATTTTACATGTGTACGAACAGTAAAGAAATCACTAATCCTTTACACCAGTTACATCGCAGTGAGACCTTACTCCGGCAATTACTCCAAAAACAGGGCTTCAATTTGCCGATAGATGGCAATCTCATTTTTATCCATCCTGAATTCTTCTTATATCAAGCTCCCCAAAATAAGCAAATTATCTTTTCACCACAATTACCTAGTTTTATGAAAAACTTAAGCGCAAAACCATCCAACCTAAACGGAAATCAACGTAAAATTGCAGATTTTTTACTTAGTGCGCATATCACAGATTCACCTTATACACAGGTACCGACTTATGAATATGGCGGACTGCGGAAGGGGTGTAAATGTGGGGTTTGTGACTCATTTGATGTGATTTGTGGTGAACGGAAAATTAGGTGTATGAATTGTGGATCCGAAGAGACTATTGAATTAGCTGTTTTACGTAGTACAGAAGAGTTTATTCTTCTTTTTCCAAAACAAAGAATTACTACTAATATGATTCATGATTGGTGTAAGGTTGTAAAATATAAAAAGAGAATTAGAAATATATTATTAACACGCTATATTTTAGTGGGCCATGGAAAGTATTCATACTTTGAAACAACAAAATAA
- a CDS encoding ATP-binding cassette domain-containing protein codes for MIYVEGISKSFKVAKRSAGIRQATKALFFREHTIVEALKDISFTINQGEIVGYIGPNGAGKSTTIKIMSGILVPEQGSCTIMGYTPWKDRTQYVKNIGVVFGQRSQLWWDVPVIDSFELLKDIYKVPQEQYKSTIDLLIETLELQSIIHTPVRQLSLGQRMRCEIAASLIHNPQILFLDEPTIGLDAISKIAVRQFIKTINKERGVTVILTTHDMSDIEALADRVLLIGKGSLLYDGNLEEMRKRFGSQKIITADYRKHQKSLDIPGTTILSWSPERAVIAVDTDQIRTSEVITQLSTRVELLDVTIEAQPIEETILQLYKEFQI; via the coding sequence ATGATTTATGTAGAAGGAATCAGTAAATCATTTAAGGTGGCCAAACGATCAGCAGGAATACGCCAAGCAACAAAGGCCCTTTTTTTTCGAGAGCATACCATTGTTGAGGCCCTAAAGGATATTTCCTTCACCATTAATCAAGGTGAAATTGTCGGCTATATCGGGCCAAATGGTGCAGGAAAATCGACAACGATTAAAATCATGAGCGGGATTCTCGTACCTGAACAAGGGAGCTGTACCATTATGGGTTACACACCTTGGAAGGATCGCACTCAGTATGTTAAAAATATCGGGGTAGTTTTTGGTCAGCGCTCGCAGCTTTGGTGGGATGTTCCCGTTATCGATTCTTTCGAACTTTTAAAAGATATCTATAAAGTTCCGCAAGAACAATATAAATCTACGATTGACCTGCTCATTGAAACGCTTGAATTGCAAAGCATTATCCATACACCTGTCCGACAATTAAGCTTAGGTCAACGGATGCGCTGTGAAATTGCCGCTTCGCTCATCCATAATCCCCAAATTTTATTTTTAGACGAACCCACTATTGGTCTGGATGCTATTTCAAAAATTGCGGTCCGACAGTTCATCAAAACTATTAATAAAGAACGGGGAGTTACGGTTATCCTTACTACTCACGATATGAGTGACATCGAGGCGTTAGCTGATCGAGTGCTCTTAATTGGCAAGGGGAGTTTATTGTATGATGGAAATTTAGAGGAGATGAGAAAGCGGTTTGGATCGCAAAAAATCATTACAGCGGATTACCGAAAACATCAAAAATCACTAGATATCCCAGGGACTACAATCCTTTCATGGTCGCCTGAACGAGCAGTGATAGCTGTAGATACTGACCAGATCCGTACATCTGAGGTTATCACCCAACTGTCGACAAGGGTCGAATTATTGGATGTCACTATTGAAGCCCAGCCAATAGAAGAAACAATCCTCCAGCTTTATAAGGAGTTCCAAATATGA
- a CDS encoding ABC transporter permease produces MSVYLSVLKLRLLNGMQYRAAALAGVATQFFWGFIAIMVFQAFYEHATKTPPISLQELITYIWLQQAFLTFIMLWFRDNELFDLITSGNIAYELCRPTGLYGFWYAKLLAQRLSSAILRCFPILIIAVFLPEPYNLTIPPSFTTFLLFVVTLLIGLLLLVAISMFIYISVFATLSPVGSLLVFGVIGEFFAGLVIPVPLMPLWLQKIAYFLPFRWTADFPFRVYSGHIPQNEAIIGIGIQLVYLVVLVWLGRMALNGALKRVVVQGG; encoded by the coding sequence ATGAGTGTGTATCTATCCGTTTTAAAGCTACGACTCCTAAATGGGATGCAATATCGAGCCGCCGCACTAGCGGGAGTGGCGACACAGTTCTTCTGGGGATTTATTGCGATTATGGTTTTCCAAGCTTTCTATGAACATGCCACTAAAACTCCGCCTATCTCATTACAGGAATTAATTACCTACATATGGCTACAACAGGCTTTTTTGACTTTTATTATGCTTTGGTTTCGTGATAATGAGTTATTTGATCTCATTACTAGCGGGAACATCGCCTATGAGCTTTGTCGTCCAACGGGTCTATATGGCTTTTGGTATGCAAAGCTTCTCGCCCAACGGTTATCCAGTGCCATACTACGCTGTTTTCCCATTCTCATCATTGCAGTATTTTTGCCGGAACCATACAACTTAACTATTCCGCCAAGCTTCACCACCTTTCTATTATTTGTGGTGACACTGCTAATCGGATTATTGCTTTTAGTAGCAATTTCAATGTTTATTTATATTTCTGTATTTGCGACGCTCTCTCCAGTAGGATCATTACTGGTGTTCGGGGTAATTGGTGAGTTCTTTGCCGGCTTAGTCATCCCGGTACCATTAATGCCATTATGGCTGCAAAAAATCGCCTATTTTCTTCCGTTTCGCTGGACGGCTGATTTTCCCTTTAGAGTCTATTCAGGTCACATCCCACAAAATGAGGCAATAATTGGGATTGGCATTCAGCTTGTGTACCTAGTTGTGCTCGTTTGGTTAGGAAGGATGGCTCTTAACGGTGCGTTAAAAAGAGTCGTTGTACAAGGAGGCTGA